Proteins encoded together in one Centropristis striata isolate RG_2023a ecotype Rhode Island chromosome 6, C.striata_1.0, whole genome shotgun sequence window:
- the LOC131973671 gene encoding gamma-crystallin M3-like has product MSATDMNMMGRVVFYEDRNFQGRSYECSSDCADMSSYLSRCHSCRVERGCFMVYDRTNFMGNQYFLRRGEYSDYQSMMGMSDCIRSCRSIPMHRGSYRMKIYERENFGGQSHELMDDCDNVMDRYRMSNCMSCHVMDGHWLMYEQPNYRGRMMYMRPGEYRNFSNMGMSNMRFMSMKRISDSCN; this is encoded by the exons ATGTCCGCCACCGACATGAACATGATGGGCAGG GTCGTCTTCTACGAGGACAGGAACTTCCAGGGTCGTTCCTATGAGTGCAGCAGCGACTGCGCCGACATGTCTTCCTACCTGAGCAGGTGCCACTCCTGCAGGGTGGAGAGAGGCTGCTTCATGGTCTACGACCGCAccaacttcatgggcaaccAGTACTTCCTGAGGAGGGGCGAGTACTCTGACTACCAGAGCATGATGGGAATGAGCGACTGCATCAGGTCCTGCCGTAGCATCCCCATG CACCGTGGCTCCTACAGGATGAAGATCTACGAGAGGGAGAACTTCGGAGGTCAGAGTCACGAGCTGATGGACGACTGTGACAACGTCATGGACCGTTACCGCATGTCCAACTGCATGTCCTGCCACGTGATGGACGGACACTGGCTGATGTACGAGCAGCCCAACTACAGAGGCAGGATGATGTACATGAGGCCTGGAGAGTACAGGAACTTCTCCAACATGGGCATGAGCAACATGAGGTTCATGAGCATGAAGCGCATCAGCGACTCCTGCAATTGA